In the genome of Natronorubrum sediminis, one region contains:
- a CDS encoding tRNA (guanine(26)-N(2))-dimethyltransferase encodes MRVTEGGVELEVPGEQTEGVEESVFYNPRQELNRDLTIATLRAFREREDRADSYLDAMAASGIRGVRAADDGWDVTCCDVEPDAVDLARANLERNGLEDACVEHRNVTALMHESMFDVIDLDPYGTPMPFADAAFSRCRDLVCVTATDTAPLCGAHFNSGVRSYSAVPQNTDYHPEMGVRILLSALARSAARFDVGVEPILTHATSHYVRTYLELDRKPTAADAALEHLGYVSSCEDCLYREAEHGLIANPLETCPNCGGERLLVAGPIWLGPYRDREFVADVRERIPDAFGTAEKGRELCVMLEEELDEPTHYDQHKLCKNWGLPANAMDDFLADLRKAGYEASPAHYGGTTFKTDASVGKMFDATSDSLE; translated from the coding sequence ATGCGCGTCACCGAGGGTGGGGTCGAACTCGAGGTCCCCGGCGAACAGACCGAAGGCGTCGAGGAGTCGGTGTTCTACAACCCCCGACAGGAGTTGAACCGAGATCTAACGATCGCGACGCTGCGTGCGTTTCGCGAGCGCGAGGATCGCGCCGACTCGTACCTCGACGCGATGGCGGCGAGTGGCATTCGCGGGGTTCGGGCGGCCGACGACGGCTGGGACGTGACCTGCTGTGACGTCGAACCCGACGCTGTCGACCTCGCTCGAGCCAATCTCGAGCGAAACGGCCTCGAGGACGCCTGCGTCGAACACCGAAACGTCACCGCCCTCATGCACGAGTCGATGTTTGACGTGATCGACCTCGATCCCTACGGGACGCCGATGCCCTTCGCTGACGCTGCCTTTTCTCGGTGTCGGGATCTGGTTTGTGTGACCGCGACCGACACCGCGCCGCTGTGTGGAGCACACTTCAATAGCGGCGTGCGTTCCTACAGCGCCGTCCCACAGAACACGGACTACCACCCCGAGATGGGCGTGCGAATCCTCCTCTCCGCGCTCGCTCGCAGCGCCGCCCGCTTCGACGTCGGCGTCGAGCCAATCCTCACCCACGCGACCAGTCACTACGTGCGAACCTACCTCGAGTTAGATCGCAAGCCAACCGCGGCCGACGCCGCACTCGAGCACCTGGGATACGTCTCGAGTTGTGAGGACTGTCTCTACCGGGAGGCCGAACACGGCCTAATCGCGAACCCACTCGAGACCTGTCCGAACTGCGGGGGCGAACGGCTTCTCGTCGCCGGGCCGATCTGGCTCGGCCCGTATCGCGACCGCGAGTTCGTCGCCGACGTTCGCGAGCGAATTCCCGACGCGTTCGGAACCGCCGAGAAGGGCCGTGAACTCTGTGTAATGCTCGAGGAGGAACTCGACGAGCCGACCCACTACGATCAGCACAAGTTGTGTAAGAACTGGGGGCTGCCCGCGAACGCGATGGACGACTTCCTCGCTGACCTCCGAAAAGCCGGATACGAGGCGTCACCAGCGCACTACGGGGGGACGACGTTCAAGACGGACGCGAGCGTCGGCAAAATGTTCGACGCGACGAGCGACTCGCTCGAGTAA
- a CDS encoding YihY/virulence factor BrkB family protein: MLDRNQLLEVARELISVARHQQLTLLAAAVAFYGFISLVPMLLLGLGIAASIGGEALASQLTAAASDILTPSAQELLAETVLDETNRQSATVFGALGLLWGASRVLRGLDRAFSQIYGTAASKSFVDTAWDAMIVFLAIAFGLTIVGGLEYLFRVLPVFGTSVVGPLFIVLGLVVTFLPLYVIFPDSNVSLWEALPGTVVAAIGWFALSRTFSVYTELTGGYALYGAIGVVFLVLIWLYVGAIILVFGAVLNAVLADREADRQLQSPGRRQVSIEAMTDDATGADEGTTEEEAATATQPSETDSSPRQRARTRDRSDDPEALREEIERLRDRVDSFEDNVERRTVEKDSLEGDLKRYVRRKLRRGHAHDWGPYLVLLYGTAMSIAAFYFLSGGWAVLAMFVVWTSTLGVYALMVLFGFGISILGLPGRLRDAIGDRRS; the protein is encoded by the coding sequence GTGCTCGATCGCAACCAGCTCCTCGAGGTCGCACGCGAACTAATCAGCGTCGCTCGTCACCAACAGCTGACGCTGCTCGCGGCCGCCGTCGCCTTCTATGGCTTCATTTCGCTCGTGCCGATGTTGCTACTCGGGTTGGGGATCGCCGCCTCGATCGGCGGCGAAGCGCTCGCCTCCCAGCTGACGGCTGCGGCGAGTGACATCCTCACGCCCTCAGCACAGGAACTCCTCGCGGAGACGGTGCTCGACGAGACGAACCGCCAGAGTGCCACCGTCTTCGGCGCGCTCGGATTGTTGTGGGGTGCCAGTCGCGTCCTGCGCGGTCTCGATCGAGCGTTCTCACAGATTTACGGCACCGCCGCCTCGAAGTCGTTCGTCGACACCGCCTGGGACGCGATGATCGTCTTCCTCGCGATCGCGTTCGGGCTGACGATCGTCGGCGGCCTCGAGTATCTCTTCCGCGTGCTCCCCGTTTTCGGGACGAGCGTCGTCGGTCCCCTGTTCATCGTCCTCGGACTGGTCGTCACGTTCTTACCGCTGTACGTCATCTTCCCGGACTCGAACGTCAGCCTATGGGAGGCGCTGCCGGGGACGGTAGTCGCCGCAATCGGCTGGTTCGCACTGAGTCGAACGTTCTCCGTCTATACCGAGTTGACGGGTGGATACGCCCTCTACGGCGCGATTGGTGTCGTCTTCCTCGTGCTCATCTGGCTGTACGTCGGAGCGATCATCCTCGTCTTCGGTGCGGTGCTCAACGCGGTCCTCGCCGACCGTGAAGCGGATCGGCAGCTACAAAGTCCCGGCCGACGACAGGTTTCCATAGAAGCGATGACCGACGACGCCACGGGTGCCGACGAGGGGACGACGGAGGAGGAGGCAGCCACGGCCACGCAGCCGTCAGAAACCGACTCGAGTCCCCGACAGCGCGCTCGGACTCGAGATCGATCCGACGATCCCGAAGCCCTTCGAGAGGAGATCGAACGGCTTCGCGACCGAGTCGACTCGTTCGAGGATAACGTCGAGCGCCGAACCGTCGAAAAGGACTCGCTCGAGGGTGATCTCAAACGCTACGTTCGCCGAAAACTCCGTCGCGGCCACGCCCACGACTGGGGACCGTACCTCGTCTTGTTGTACGGCACGGCGATGTCCATCGCGGCGTTTTACTTCCTTTCGGGCGGCTGGGCCGTCCTCGCGATGTTCGTCGTCTGGACCTCGACGCTCGGCGTCTACGCGCTGATGGTCCTGTTCGGCTTTGGAATCTCCATCCTCGGACTCCCCGGGCGCCTCCGCGATGCGATCGGCGACCGACGCTCCTGA
- a CDS encoding alpha/beta fold hydrolase codes for MSRRDADSGHSAVDDAGSDEHQSVVFVHGAMFTRKLWLPQVRGLADDYHTVAFDLPGHGDRANEPFRMNPAIAVLEHVIEAETDGSAVVVGLSLGGYVATEYAYRYPDDVDGLVLTGSSANPVGGMETLTRGVGTLARLATNPDVGERAVQRLGERWVRNRDLPTDVEAAIIEAGIYPRQFGNAGPEIAGEDFRAKLSTYPGPTLVLNGEHDKIMRRGERAHAGAAQDARLEVLAGVGHICNLHRPATYTDRVRRFLRQRVVTTQ; via the coding sequence ATGTCACGACGAGACGCCGACAGTGGACACAGCGCCGTCGACGACGCCGGCTCGGACGAGCACCAGTCGGTCGTCTTCGTTCACGGCGCGATGTTCACGCGAAAACTCTGGCTCCCGCAGGTTCGCGGGCTCGCAGACGATTATCACACGGTCGCGTTCGATCTCCCCGGTCACGGTGACCGCGCGAACGAACCGTTTCGGATGAACCCGGCAATCGCCGTCCTCGAGCACGTGATCGAGGCGGAAACGGACGGCAGCGCGGTGGTGGTCGGCCTCTCGCTCGGCGGGTACGTCGCCACGGAGTACGCCTATCGCTACCCCGACGACGTCGACGGACTGGTTTTGACCGGCTCGAGCGCGAACCCCGTCGGCGGAATGGAGACGCTTACTCGAGGGGTTGGAACGCTGGCTCGTCTCGCGACGAACCCGGACGTCGGGGAACGCGCCGTCCAGCGACTAGGGGAGCGGTGGGTTCGAAATCGGGACCTCCCGACAGACGTCGAAGCGGCGATTATCGAGGCGGGGATCTATCCAAGACAGTTCGGCAACGCCGGTCCGGAGATCGCCGGCGAAGATTTTCGCGCGAAACTCTCGACGTATCCCGGCCCGACGCTCGTGCTAAACGGCGAGCACGACAAAATCATGCGACGAGGAGAACGAGCGCACGCCGGCGCGGCCCAGGACGCCCGGCTTGAGGTGCTCGCAGGCGTCGGTCACATCTGCAATCTCCACCGACCGGCGACGTACACGGATCGTGTTCGACGCTTCCTGCGCCAGCGCGTCGTCACGACGCAGTAA
- the lwrS gene encoding LWR-salt protein encodes MEAQYVFRARLHLESERPDVHLEPSTAEPTVTVFFDAAEPGTDGWKFFRETLWRGEVNDEAYGRTLLEEWLGEPVESVSFRELQVDEAYFEAFKDEIAGDLEAFNADDVSSVLSKYFGSSIRVLE; translated from the coding sequence ATGGAGGCCCAGTACGTCTTTCGCGCCCGACTCCACCTCGAGTCCGAGCGCCCCGACGTTCACCTCGAGCCGTCGACCGCCGAACCGACGGTGACCGTCTTCTTCGATGCCGCCGAACCGGGCACCGACGGCTGGAAATTCTTCCGAGAGACGCTGTGGCGCGGCGAGGTGAACGATGAGGCGTACGGTCGGACCCTCCTCGAGGAGTGGCTCGGCGAACCGGTTGAATCCGTCTCGTTTCGGGAACTGCAGGTCGACGAGGCGTATTTCGAGGCGTTCAAAGACGAAATCGCGGGCGACCTTGAGGCGTTCAACGCCGACGACGTCTCTTCTGTCCTTTCGAAGTACTTCGGCTCGAGCATTCGCGTCCTCGAGTAA
- a CDS encoding 4a-hydroxytetrahydrobiopterin dehydratase encodes MADLLSDDEIEAQLPDEWTREGDEIVRTYEFDDYLRGVNFAQMVGEIAEAQFHHPETIIRYEEVEIRLTSHEEGGITDEDIDMAELIESERNA; translated from the coding sequence ATGGCCGACCTGCTTTCCGACGACGAAATCGAGGCGCAGCTGCCCGACGAGTGGACGCGTGAGGGAGACGAAATCGTTCGAACGTACGAGTTCGACGACTACCTCCGCGGCGTCAACTTCGCCCAGATGGTCGGCGAAATCGCCGAAGCGCAGTTTCACCACCCCGAAACCATCATCCGCTACGAGGAAGTCGAAATTCGACTGACCTCCCACGAGGAAGGGGGCATTACCGACGAGGATATCGACATGGCCGAACTCATCGAATCCGAGCGAAACGCCTGA
- the hemA gene encoding glutamyl-tRNA reductase has translation MIPSGVVTGARVTHESGSVDDLAAASPESQRHGVTDLRSVPAIEEAYVLSTCNRVEAYVVASDAAVGRVAVSQFFDDVDDDSVVVTDHDESLRHLLSVAAGLESVVLGEDQILGQVRTAYEDAQSAGGIGEMLEAAVTKAIHVGERARTETEINEGIVSLGSAATQLAAQERSLEGVRALVVGAGEMGQLAARNLADAGVSEVVVANRTVDHAEHLASELEATASATSLSALESLASDVAVVVTATGSAEPVLEETHFESGGSAESADSCSTAGDDSTRVVVDLGQPRDVAPAADDLPSVSVYDLDDLESITAATREQRADAALEVESMVDAEFELLCEQYKRARADEVIAAMYESAERMKQRELETALSRLEGEEFSPAQREIVESMADALVNQLLAPPTKSLREAAAEDDWSTINTALQLFDPEFGGDDGPIAPPLPTETVATESGLEATDDD, from the coding sequence GTGATCCCGTCCGGCGTCGTAACCGGTGCACGCGTCACCCACGAAAGCGGGAGTGTCGACGACCTCGCCGCCGCGAGCCCCGAGAGTCAACGACACGGCGTGACGGACCTGCGCTCCGTCCCAGCGATCGAAGAGGCGTACGTCCTCTCGACGTGTAACCGAGTCGAAGCGTACGTCGTCGCCAGTGACGCCGCCGTCGGTCGTGTCGCCGTCTCCCAGTTTTTCGACGATGTCGACGACGACAGCGTGGTCGTCACGGACCACGACGAGAGCCTTCGACACCTCCTCTCCGTCGCGGCCGGCCTCGAGTCGGTCGTTCTCGGCGAAGACCAGATTCTCGGCCAGGTTCGAACAGCCTACGAGGACGCCCAGAGCGCCGGCGGCATCGGCGAAATGCTCGAGGCTGCCGTCACGAAGGCTATCCACGTCGGCGAACGAGCGCGAACCGAGACCGAAATCAACGAGGGAATCGTCTCGCTGGGCTCGGCGGCGACCCAACTCGCCGCACAGGAACGCTCGCTCGAGGGCGTTCGCGCGCTCGTCGTCGGGGCCGGCGAGATGGGGCAACTCGCGGCTCGAAACCTCGCAGACGCGGGCGTCTCGGAGGTCGTGGTCGCCAACCGAACGGTCGACCACGCCGAACACCTCGCGAGCGAACTCGAGGCAACGGCCAGTGCGACGTCGCTGTCGGCACTCGAGTCCCTCGCAAGCGACGTCGCCGTCGTCGTCACGGCTACCGGGAGCGCCGAACCGGTACTCGAGGAGACGCACTTCGAATCCGGCGGCTCCGCCGAGAGCGCGGACAGTTGTTCGACTGCCGGAGACGATTCGACGCGAGTCGTCGTCGACCTCGGCCAACCTCGAGACGTCGCGCCGGCAGCCGACGACCTCCCGTCGGTGAGCGTCTACGATCTGGACGACCTCGAGTCGATTACGGCCGCCACCCGCGAGCAACGCGCCGACGCGGCTCTCGAGGTCGAATCGATGGTCGATGCCGAGTTCGAGTTGCTCTGTGAGCAGTACAAACGTGCTCGCGCGGACGAGGTCATCGCCGCGATGTACGAATCCGCCGAGCGAATGAAACAGCGCGAACTCGAGACGGCGCTCTCGCGACTCGAGGGCGAGGAGTTTTCACCCGCTCAGCGAGAAATCGTCGAGTCGATGGCCGACGCGTTAGTCAATCAACTGCTCGCGCCGCCAACCAAGAGCCTCCGCGAAGCCGCTGCAGAAGACGACTGGAGCACGATCAACACCGCACTCCAGTTGTTCGATCCGGAGTTCGGCGGCGACGACGGCCCGATCGCGCCACCGTTGCCGACCGAGACGGTCGCGACCGAATCCGGACTCGAGGCCACGGACGACGATTAA
- a CDS encoding precorrin-2 dehydrogenase/sirohydrochlorin ferrochelatase family protein: protein MIPLLHDFSSARVLVFGGGSVGARKARRFAREADVVVVSPEFTDESFGGASLVRAAPEPAEIDDWLERVDPALVVAATSDEAINDAIERATRTRSILLNRADRSGERDAGSVVVPATVREDPVVVSIATGGTAPAVSKHLRRELEETLEGAGEMARLCGELRGELKSRDVSPERRREIVTDVVERPGVWTALRTGAPNCGQVIEDVLSEELPTEGDRS, encoded by the coding sequence ATGATTCCACTGCTGCACGATTTCTCGAGTGCTCGCGTTCTCGTCTTCGGCGGCGGCTCGGTCGGCGCACGAAAGGCCCGCAGATTCGCTCGAGAGGCCGACGTCGTCGTCGTGAGCCCCGAGTTCACCGACGAGTCCTTCGGCGGCGCGTCCCTGGTTCGGGCCGCACCCGAGCCAGCCGAGATCGACGACTGGCTCGAGCGCGTCGACCCCGCACTGGTCGTCGCCGCGACGAGCGACGAGGCGATCAACGACGCGATCGAACGAGCGACTCGAACCCGCAGTATCTTGCTCAACCGCGCGGATCGCTCGGGGGAACGCGACGCGGGAAGCGTCGTCGTGCCTGCAACCGTTCGGGAAGACCCGGTCGTCGTCTCGATCGCGACCGGCGGGACGGCACCCGCCGTGAGCAAACATCTCCGACGGGAACTCGAAGAGACGCTCGAGGGAGCGGGCGAGATGGCTCGACTCTGTGGCGAACTCAGGGGGGAACTCAAATCGCGAGACGTGTCGCCCGAACGCCGTCGGGAGATCGTCACCGACGTCGTCGAACGTCCTGGCGTTTGGACAGCTTTACGTACGGGTGCTCCTAACTGTGGGCAAGTGATTGAGGACGTGCTGAGCGAAGAACTGCCTACTGAGGGTGATCGATCGTGA
- the ahbB gene encoding siroheme decarboxylase subunit beta, translated as MTSDVDLTERERAVVNAFQGGFPVTERPFEPAATAMRDRGIDIDATALLETIRDLDERGVLSRFGPLVNAQEIGGAATLVAMHAPDERFDEVVETVNDHREVAHNYEREHPYLNVWFVVSVAKAQRVEAVLEQIETETGQETYNLPKQQEFRVEAKFYVDGPLGPSDSNSNSSESTTPGIDCSALGPDVTPTDASTLTPAERDLVLEVQGGLPLTETPYADVADAIDQDREWVLETTKRFDREGKIRRIGVVPNHYALGYTENGMTVWNVPDELVSEVGPEVASLPFVTHCYERPRHEGVWPYNFFAMTHGRSEAESDRRIEQVRDTMAEYWDVDDDDWDSLFSTQILKKTGIRLAERADANTTGGDELQT; from the coding sequence ATGACTTCGGACGTCGACCTCACCGAACGCGAACGGGCGGTCGTCAACGCCTTTCAGGGCGGCTTTCCCGTCACAGAACGTCCCTTCGAACCCGCAGCAACAGCCATGCGCGACCGGGGGATTGACATCGACGCGACGGCGCTGCTCGAGACGATTCGTGACCTAGACGAGCGCGGCGTACTCTCTCGTTTCGGCCCGCTCGTCAACGCACAGGAGATCGGCGGTGCGGCGACACTGGTCGCCATGCACGCCCCCGACGAGCGTTTCGACGAGGTCGTCGAGACCGTCAACGACCACCGCGAGGTCGCACACAACTACGAACGCGAGCATCCGTACCTGAACGTCTGGTTCGTCGTGAGCGTTGCCAAAGCCCAACGGGTCGAGGCGGTCCTCGAGCAGATCGAGACCGAAACCGGCCAGGAGACGTACAACCTGCCCAAACAACAGGAGTTTCGCGTCGAAGCCAAATTCTACGTCGACGGGCCGCTCGGCCCCTCGGACTCGAACTCGAACTCGAGCGAGTCGACCACACCGGGCATCGACTGCTCGGCCCTCGGTCCCGACGTAACCCCGACGGACGCGTCCACGTTGACTCCCGCCGAACGCGACCTCGTCCTCGAGGTTCAGGGCGGACTGCCCCTTACCGAGACCCCATACGCAGACGTGGCCGACGCGATCGACCAGGACCGCGAGTGGGTACTCGAGACCACGAAACGCTTCGATCGAGAGGGCAAGATTCGACGCATCGGCGTCGTCCCGAATCACTACGCGCTCGGCTACACGGAAAACGGGATGACCGTCTGGAACGTCCCCGACGAACTCGTGAGCGAGGTCGGCCCCGAAGTTGCCTCGCTGCCGTTCGTCACGCACTGCTACGAACGGCCGCGCCACGAGGGCGTCTGGCCGTACAACTTCTTCGCGATGACACACGGCCGCAGCGAGGCCGAAAGCGACCGGCGCATCGAGCAGGTTCGCGATACGATGGCCGAGTACTGGGACGTCGACGATGACGACTGGGATTCGTTGTTTTCGACGCAAATATTGAAGAAAACGGGTATTCGGCTCGCGGAGCGAGCGGACGCGAACACAACGGGAGGTGACGAACTGCAAACATGA
- a CDS encoding DUF5778 family protein, with protein sequence MADTIDDDLYRRTKALLEPGEIDLNGAIVHTDYDGQADVQMMQATIDVGDVIATHSGHDPTDCYVYSGNDDTDFSSNQHQGLTLEDEEFVWECQQLLREGSFDIVIYYRASADHEAILDDIRDLGFDVTGVRGD encoded by the coding sequence ATGGCAGACACCATCGACGACGACCTCTATCGGCGGACCAAGGCGTTGCTCGAGCCGGGCGAAATCGACCTCAACGGTGCGATCGTCCACACCGACTACGACGGGCAAGCGGACGTCCAGATGATGCAGGCGACAATCGACGTCGGCGACGTTATCGCTACTCACTCGGGCCACGACCCGACCGACTGTTACGTCTACTCGGGCAACGACGATACCGATTTTTCCTCGAACCAGCACCAGGGGCTGACACTCGAGGACGAGGAATTCGTCTGGGAGTGCCAGCAACTCCTGCGAGAGGGGAGTTTCGACATCGTGATCTACTACCGAGCGAGCGCCGATCACGAGGCGATTCTCGACGACATCCGCGACCTCGGCTTCGACGTCACGGGCGTTCGCGGCGACTAA
- the uppS gene encoding polyprenyl diphosphate synthase: MKRWLRQRVDAVYEEVLSREVSGAPTHVAVIQDGNRRYARRKGDDATDGHREGVQTTEQVLEWCQEIGVEELTLYTFSTENFDRPEEENEALFDLLCEKLREFADADRVHDNGVQIRALGEVERLPERVRDAVEYAERRTRSYDQFVLNIALAYGGRSQLLEAVQGVATDVEREGLEPGEITVETIENRLYDRPVRDVDLIIRTGGDERTSNFLPWHANGNEAAVFFCAPYWPEFSKADFLRGIRTYEHREESWRRTRARRAIALLGAVSDPELVEAKSVVERFRDSLPSGEQPDPEEFETAENAHADGLDSSGQAAD; the protein is encoded by the coding sequence ATGAAGCGCTGGCTCCGGCAACGCGTCGATGCAGTCTACGAGGAGGTGCTCTCGAGAGAGGTTTCCGGCGCGCCGACGCACGTTGCAGTTATTCAAGACGGGAACAGACGGTACGCCCGTCGGAAGGGTGACGACGCGACCGACGGCCACCGCGAAGGCGTCCAGACGACCGAACAGGTCCTCGAGTGGTGTCAGGAAATCGGCGTCGAGGAACTCACGCTGTACACGTTCTCGACGGAGAACTTCGACCGCCCGGAAGAAGAAAACGAGGCGCTGTTCGACCTGCTCTGTGAGAAACTCCGCGAGTTCGCCGACGCCGATAGGGTTCACGACAACGGCGTCCAGATTCGCGCCCTCGGCGAGGTCGAACGCCTCCCCGAACGCGTCCGCGACGCCGTCGAGTACGCCGAACGCCGGACCCGAAGCTACGACCAGTTCGTTCTCAACATCGCCCTCGCCTACGGCGGCCGGTCACAACTGCTCGAGGCGGTTCAGGGCGTCGCGACGGACGTCGAGCGCGAGGGGCTCGAGCCCGGAGAGATCACCGTCGAGACGATCGAAAACCGACTCTACGACCGCCCGGTTCGCGACGTCGACTTGATCATCCGAACGGGCGGGGACGAACGGACCTCGAACTTCCTGCCGTGGCACGCCAACGGAAACGAAGCGGCGGTCTTCTTCTGTGCACCCTACTGGCCGGAGTTCTCCAAGGCGGACTTCCTCCGCGGAATTCGGACCTACGAGCACCGCGAGGAGTCCTGGCGACGAACCCGCGCACGGCGAGCCATCGCCCTCCTCGGAGCCGTCAGCGATCCCGAACTCGTCGAAGCGAAATCGGTCGTCGAACGATTCCGCGACTCACTGCCCTCCGGCGAGCAACCTGATCCAGAAGAGTTCGAGACGGCCGAGAACGCCCACGCCGACGGACTCGACTCGAGCGGGCAGGCCGCGGACTGA
- a CDS encoding undecaprenyl diphosphate synthase family protein — protein sequence MGVYEQYLSLRIRRHEGEPPDHIALVLTERDLLERGAYETLTDCFGWAFEYASQVTVYVSVLDTAAVPALRRELETIEAPQPVAVRGPDDRTRADAPIRIGIGLGGKHEFTSAVRTLATRVEDGELEPDEIDDEQVEEHLIFPSEPDLVVKTGAERLSDFMIWQSVYSELYFTDVNWRDLRKRDFLRAVREYCNRSRRFGR from the coding sequence GTGGGAGTGTACGAACAGTATCTGTCGCTTCGCATTCGCCGCCACGAGGGTGAGCCGCCGGACCACATCGCCCTCGTCCTCACCGAACGGGATCTACTCGAGCGCGGAGCGTACGAGACGCTGACCGACTGTTTCGGCTGGGCGTTCGAGTACGCCTCGCAGGTAACGGTGTACGTGAGCGTTCTCGACACGGCTGCCGTTCCGGCGTTACGACGAGAACTCGAGACGATCGAGGCACCGCAACCGGTTGCCGTTCGCGGACCGGACGACCGGACGCGCGCCGACGCGCCGATTCGGATCGGGATCGGTCTCGGGGGAAAACACGAGTTCACCAGCGCCGTCAGGACGCTCGCGACGCGGGTCGAAGACGGCGAACTCGAGCCCGACGAGATCGACGACGAGCAGGTCGAAGAACATCTGATCTTTCCCTCCGAACCCGACCTCGTCGTCAAAACCGGTGCCGAGCGACTCTCCGATTTCATGATCTGGCAATCGGTGTACTCGGAGCTGTACTTCACCGACGTCAACTGGCGCGATCTCCGCAAACGAGACTTCTTGCGTGCCGTTCGAGAGTACTGCAATCGCTCTCGACGGTTCGGTCGATAA
- a CDS encoding DUF92 domain-containing protein → MTAAVRRAGAFALLCTLALAVPVGGPWVGAAIAATVILGAFAVTNGPLFDLLAYPGDYEDGRLYGLITFVLAAVTLGLISVTTSMSVAIFVATVLLIGYGNVAEQLTRRRIDHTIVPVAVFCLVATGGAVTGQAVTYAFTAESGAQETISSSVPTMLFLGASGALLAALLRDIFLARDDPIVMLSVGLLGWLLAELEPALSLTGGEIVLALAITAAFGYASYALETASIAGMLTGVLLGLLTIVLGGYGWFVVLISFFAIGGLSSKFRYEEKAEMGVAEANDGARGSGNVLGNAAVAIIAVLGYAASSASLVPGDPEPTLFLFAFAGSVATAMSDTLSSEIGSVFETPRLITTLEPVEPGTDGGVTWQGEVAGIAGAVVVAGISYLLFPEVTVVGAVIIVTAGIVGMTVDSLLGATLEGTVLGNQGVNFLATLSGAIICALLVVSFAVFG, encoded by the coding sequence GTGACAGCAGCCGTTCGGCGGGCAGGTGCGTTTGCACTCCTTTGTACGCTCGCCCTCGCCGTCCCGGTCGGCGGCCCGTGGGTTGGCGCTGCGATCGCAGCCACGGTCATTCTGGGTGCGTTTGCCGTCACCAACGGACCGCTCTTCGACCTCCTCGCGTACCCCGGCGATTACGAGGACGGGCGGCTGTACGGACTCATCACCTTCGTTCTCGCGGCCGTGACGCTCGGACTCATCTCGGTTACGACGTCGATGTCGGTCGCCATCTTCGTCGCCACCGTGTTGCTCATCGGCTACGGCAACGTCGCGGAACAGCTTACCCGGCGACGAATCGATCACACCATCGTCCCCGTGGCGGTCTTCTGTTTGGTCGCCACCGGTGGAGCCGTCACAGGACAGGCCGTTACGTACGCGTTCACTGCCGAAAGCGGCGCTCAGGAAACGATCAGTTCGAGCGTTCCGACGATGCTCTTTCTCGGCGCCAGTGGCGCGCTCCTCGCCGCCCTGTTACGCGACATCTTCCTCGCACGCGACGACCCGATCGTCATGCTCTCGGTCGGCCTCCTGGGCTGGCTACTCGCCGAACTCGAGCCAGCACTCTCGCTGACGGGCGGCGAAATCGTCCTCGCACTCGCAATCACTGCAGCCTTCGGCTACGCCTCCTACGCCCTCGAGACGGCCTCCATCGCGGGGATGCTTACCGGCGTGTTGCTCGGATTGCTGACGATCGTCCTCGGTGGATACGGCTGGTTCGTCGTCTTGATCTCCTTTTTCGCGATCGGCGGCCTCTCCTCGAAGTTCCGGTACGAAGAGAAAGCGGAAATGGGCGTCGCCGAAGCGAACGACGGCGCACGCGGCAGCGGGAACGTCCTCGGGAACGCAGCGGTCGCGATCATCGCCGTCCTCGGCTACGCCGCCAGTTCGGCCTCGCTCGTACCCGGCGACCCCGAACCGACGCTGTTTCTGTTCGCCTTCGCCGGCTCCGTGGCGACGGCCATGAGCGACACCCTCTCGAGTGAGATCGGCAGTGTCTTCGAGACGCCCCGACTGATCACGACCCTCGAGCCCGTCGAACCGGGCACCGACGGCGGCGTCACCTGGCAGGGTGAAGTCGCCGGTATCGCCGGTGCAGTGGTCGTCGCCGGCATCTCCTACCTCCTCTTTCCCGAGGTCACCGTCGTCGGTGCCGTCATCATCGTCACGGCCGGCATCGTCGGGATGACCGTCGACAGTCTGCTGGGAGCGACGCTCGAGGGGACGGTGCTTGGCAATCAGGGTGTAAACTTCCTCGCGACGCTCTCTGGAGCGATAATCTGTGCACTCCTCGTCGTCTCGTTCGCTGTCTTCGGCTGA